A window of the Enterobacteriaceae bacterium 4M9 genome harbors these coding sequences:
- a CDS encoding ABC transporter permease: MSRYWATFTKVLMGMLERPMWLMLLVSLCIMSTVYAHRTVWDLPVAVVDQDHSPASRLLIRNLDATSKISMRSYDNLDEAIHDLGWRKLFAVIIMPTDLEKKLLSGKAVTIPVYGDATNRLANGQIQQDVVAAYQEMLNHYDMALMLGSGFSERQATVILSPIVGQAVDVFNPGISFAAIVFPGLLVMLLQHSLMIASVRVSIVLRAQGKPPLPVYLGGLSALLPIWLFLSIVLFVLWPWVLGYRQTASIPEILLLTFPFLLAVLGLGKLLTECLRSVEMIYLTLSFITMPVFYLSGTIWPLQAMPDWVRVVSSFLPSTWATKAIAGVNQMGLSWHSALHDVLILLLLGAFYAALGVGVGLVRDSGRLRMLLRRK, encoded by the coding sequence GTGAGTCGCTACTGGGCTACTTTCACCAAAGTGCTGATGGGCATGCTTGAGCGCCCAATGTGGCTGATGCTGCTGGTGTCACTGTGCATTATGAGCACCGTTTATGCACACCGCACGGTGTGGGATCTGCCTGTGGCGGTGGTGGACCAGGACCACAGCCCGGCGAGCCGCCTGCTGATTCGCAACCTCGACGCGACCTCCAAAATTAGCATGCGCAGTTACGACAACCTGGACGAGGCGATTCACGATCTGGGTTGGCGCAAATTGTTTGCTGTGATCATTATGCCAACAGACCTGGAGAAAAAACTGCTTAGTGGCAAAGCGGTGACTATCCCGGTGTATGGCGATGCCACCAACCGCCTGGCAAACGGCCAGATCCAGCAGGATGTTGTGGCGGCGTATCAGGAGATGCTCAACCACTACGATATGGCGCTGATGCTCGGCAGTGGCTTTAGTGAACGCCAGGCGACGGTCATCCTCTCACCCATTGTCGGCCAGGCGGTGGATGTGTTTAACCCCGGCATCAGCTTTGCGGCCATTGTTTTTCCGGGCCTGCTGGTGATGCTACTGCAACACTCGCTGATGATTGCCAGCGTGCGCGTCAGCATCGTTTTGCGGGCACAGGGTAAGCCGCCGCTGCCGGTCTATCTCGGCGGGCTGTCGGCGCTGCTGCCTATCTGGCTATTTCTGTCTATTGTGTTGTTTGTGCTCTGGCCGTGGGTGCTGGGCTATCGCCAGACGGCGTCAATCCCGGAGATTTTGCTGCTGACGTTCCCGTTTCTGCTGGCGGTGCTGGGGCTGGGTAAATTGCTAACGGAGTGCCTGCGCAGTGTGGAAATGATTTACCTGACGCTGTCGTTCATTACGATGCCGGTGTTTTATCTGTCGGGAACCATCTGGCCGCTCCAGGCCATGCCGGACTGGGTGCGCGTGGTGTCGTCCTTTTTGCCGTCTACCTGGGCTACCAAAGCGATAGCGGGCGTGAACCAGATGGGATTGTCCTGGCACTCGGCGCTGCATGATGTGTTGATTTTGCTACTGCTGGGGGCGTTTTACGCCGCGCTGGGCGTGGGCGTGGGACTGGTGCGCGATAGTGGACGCCTGCGTATGTTGCTCAGGCGCAAATAA
- a CDS encoding ABC transporter permease: protein MAMEGLRVGWNCFSLAFRREVRAAFRKPVMHWLGWCFPLLLFGLIGSNFSEGTLMELPVSVVDNDNSQLSRQLVRKLDAGSHARLAPVSGGLEEAKERLRSAQDYGVLYIPLNFEADVLAGRQPSVIFYYNALFYGAGLYSTQDFSALITDLNTQFRPIVAASIGKTLPTLAQVSMSYDSLFNASGSYVYYQQFAATIHLLQLFVVTCMIYVLARSKPLIYSSSFSMSLLGKIAPYTLCYTALLMVELALLVWVFDARVVGNPVYMLLVGFFYVMAAQSIGLLLFTFTGSAITAYTLMGILVGIALTFSGTVIPTLSMPPIAQLISNIEPLTHALSAMFDIFLRQVPGRPVISVCAMLLLYPLVAGLLVRKRLPARLRKQEVVV, encoded by the coding sequence ATGGCAATGGAAGGTCTGAGGGTTGGCTGGAACTGCTTCAGCCTCGCCTTTCGCCGGGAAGTCCGCGCCGCGTTTCGTAAACCCGTCATGCACTGGCTTGGCTGGTGCTTCCCGCTGCTGTTGTTTGGACTGATTGGCAGTAACTTCTCCGAAGGTACGCTGATGGAACTGCCGGTGTCGGTGGTGGATAACGACAACAGCCAGCTTTCGCGCCAACTGGTGCGCAAGCTCGATGCCGGTTCGCACGCTCGTCTGGCACCGGTATCGGGCGGGCTGGAGGAGGCAAAAGAGCGGCTACGCAGCGCGCAGGATTACGGTGTGCTGTATATTCCGCTTAATTTTGAAGCCGATGTGCTGGCAGGGCGCCAGCCCAGCGTCATCTTCTACTATAACGCGCTGTTTTATGGCGCCGGGCTGTATTCCACCCAGGACTTCAGCGCCCTCATCACCGACCTGAATACCCAATTCCGCCCGATAGTTGCCGCCAGTATCGGTAAAACGCTGCCGACGCTTGCCCAGGTGAGCATGTCCTACGACAGCCTGTTTAACGCCAGCGGCAGCTACGTCTATTACCAGCAGTTTGCTGCCACTATCCATCTGCTACAGCTTTTTGTCGTCACCTGCATGATTTACGTGCTGGCGCGCAGCAAGCCGCTTATCTATTCAAGCTCGTTCAGCATGTCGCTTTTAGGCAAAATTGCGCCCTATACGCTGTGCTATACCGCGTTGTTAATGGTGGAACTGGCGTTGCTGGTGTGGGTGTTTGATGCCCGTGTGGTAGGCAACCCGGTGTATATGCTGCTGGTAGGCTTCTTTTACGTTATGGCGGCACAAAGCATCGGCCTGCTGCTGTTTACTTTCACCGGCAGCGCCATTACCGCTTATACGTTGATGGGGATTCTGGTGGGCATTGCGCTTACGTTTTCCGGCACCGTTATTCCAACGCTCTCCATGCCGCCGATTGCACAACTTATTTCCAATATTGAACCGCTTACCCACGCGCTGTCTGCCATGTTTGACATCTTCCTGCGCCAGGTACCGGGGCGGCCTGTTATCAGCGTTTGCGCCATGCTGCTTCTCTATCCGCTGGTGGCCGGGCTGCTGGTGCGAAAACGTCTGCCTGCGCGCCTGCGTAAGCAGGAGGTGGTAGTGTGA
- a CDS encoding HlyD family efflux transporter periplasmic adaptor subunit produces the protein MKKKTLFTLLLVVVAVSLAVLFRAQNQSLLLQGEVDAPEVIVTSKAKGRVVERLVERGDDVKAGQLLMKLEAPELVAQLQAAQASRDQAEAQLSLSMNGTREESIRNLKATLAQAQADYRNAQDIYARNQSVAAKGYVSAQELEQSRSTRDAAWEKVQAAKANLDEGINGDRVEQRAMYAAQLRQAEQQLLEIKVQTDDLNVRSPVDGEVGPIPAEVGELLNASSPLLTLVRQPQAYFVFNLREDILAHVRKGDKVNLRVPGLDNQIIEAEVHYIAPLGDYATRRATRATGDFDLKTFEVRLWPTQPVDGLRQGMSALWQWKV, from the coding sequence GTGAAGAAAAAGACCTTATTCACGCTACTGTTGGTTGTGGTCGCCGTCTCGCTTGCAGTGTTATTTCGCGCTCAGAACCAGAGCCTGCTGTTGCAGGGCGAAGTGGATGCACCGGAAGTGATTGTCACGTCAAAAGCCAAAGGGCGCGTGGTGGAGCGACTGGTGGAACGCGGTGACGATGTTAAAGCAGGCCAGCTATTAATGAAGCTGGAGGCGCCCGAGTTGGTGGCACAACTTCAGGCCGCGCAGGCCAGCCGCGACCAGGCTGAGGCTCAACTTAGTCTGTCCATGAACGGCACCCGCGAAGAAAGCATTCGTAATCTGAAGGCAACGCTTGCACAGGCTCAGGCCGATTACCGCAACGCGCAGGATATTTACGCACGTAACCAGAGCGTCGCGGCGAAAGGCTATGTGTCGGCCCAGGAGCTTGAGCAGTCGCGCAGTACGCGCGATGCGGCCTGGGAGAAAGTGCAGGCGGCAAAAGCCAATCTTGATGAAGGCATCAACGGCGACCGCGTTGAGCAGCGTGCTATGTATGCCGCCCAGTTGCGCCAGGCCGAGCAGCAGTTGCTGGAGATAAAAGTTCAGACTGACGATCTCAACGTGCGCTCGCCAGTGGACGGTGAAGTCGGGCCTATTCCTGCCGAAGTGGGTGAGTTGCTCAACGCCTCCAGTCCATTACTTACGCTGGTGCGCCAGCCGCAGGCGTATTTTGTTTTTAACCTGCGTGAAGACATTCTCGCTCACGTGCGTAAAGGCGATAAAGTGAACCTGCGGGTGCCAGGCCTTGATAACCAGATTATTGAGGCCGAGGTGCACTATATTGCGCCGCTTGGCGATTACGCCACTCGCCGTGCCACGCGGGCAACCGGTGATTTTGATTTAAAAACTTTTGAGGTCCGCCTGTGGCCGACCCAGCCGGTTGACGGACTACGACAGGGAATGAGTGCGCTATGGCAATGGAAGGTCTGA
- a CDS encoding GGDEF domain-containing protein yields the protein MNAIESEQMISESRLSRLDSKIFVIAVTLTGFLLVTAMLGFFSYQRQLSIAESAANELARAIESDLHHNESFADAVSVLYMRLKRDETRSADSHQEYDRDHNIYGVNLYESQPNSTLRGTLQSVRPLTQDTLRLAQAIDMATEIESKDSRYSKMERRYFFSRDNQFMYIANKMPLSQFVFQPDSSKHYGIFTMPQYGMWLNQKLRTEPAARSEEVSPVYIDSISGSPVITVQHAVLDQNRDDIVLGWLCFDYQQSELQGIVQSLGIHKKNRFLNVFLLDKQTNTEFRVVGESSDAKEMRASINERYEVIVSISPLRYYLTQSGRTDLIILALIMLCFIAIYLIYSSTARVARERALRDPLTGLYNRSLLQRLENQKAVTPGALVMIDCDEFKFINDTHGHPTGDSALRHIGQSIIGRINRETDYAIRMGGDEFLIVFENASVSQAQACMERIEYDISLFSTQMKLSISYGVTEIARGMAMNEAIAHADSLMYNAKRGAS from the coding sequence GTGAATGCGATTGAGTCCGAACAGATGATCAGTGAGAGTCGGTTATCCCGCCTTGATTCAAAAATATTTGTTATTGCCGTGACGCTGACCGGTTTTTTGCTGGTCACCGCAATGCTGGGGTTTTTCTCGTACCAGCGCCAGCTGTCCATTGCCGAATCTGCCGCTAACGAACTGGCCCGGGCGATTGAAAGCGATCTGCACCACAACGAAAGCTTTGCCGACGCCGTATCGGTGCTGTACATGCGCCTCAAGCGTGATGAAACCCGCAGCGCTGATAGCCATCAGGAGTACGATCGCGACCATAATATTTACGGCGTGAATCTGTATGAGAGCCAACCTAACAGCACGCTGCGCGGAACGCTGCAGTCCGTGCGCCCGCTGACGCAGGATACGCTGCGGCTGGCTCAGGCTATTGATATGGCAACAGAGATTGAAAGCAAAGATTCGCGCTACAGCAAAATGGAGCGCCGCTATTTCTTCTCGCGCGATAATCAATTCATGTATATCGCCAACAAAATGCCGCTGTCACAGTTTGTGTTCCAGCCCGACAGCAGCAAACACTATGGCATTTTTACCATGCCACAATACGGTATGTGGCTTAACCAGAAACTGCGCACTGAGCCTGCCGCGCGCTCGGAAGAAGTCTCGCCGGTGTATATTGACTCCATCTCTGGCTCGCCGGTAATTACCGTGCAGCACGCGGTGCTGGATCAAAACCGCGACGACATTGTGCTGGGCTGGCTGTGTTTTGACTATCAGCAGAGCGAACTGCAGGGGATTGTGCAGAGTCTCGGTATCCATAAAAAGAACCGCTTTCTTAATGTCTTCCTGCTGGATAAACAAACTAATACCGAATTTCGTGTTGTCGGCGAAAGTAGCGATGCCAAAGAAATGCGCGCCTCTATCAACGAACGCTACGAGGTTATCGTGTCGATTAGCCCGCTGCGCTATTACCTGACCCAGAGCGGGCGCACTGACTTAATCATCCTGGCGCTCATCATGCTGTGTTTCATTGCCATCTACCTGATTTACAGCAGCACGGCGCGCGTGGCGCGCGAGCGCGCGCTGCGCGATCCGCTAACGGGGTTGTATAACCGCAGCCTGCTCCAGCGGCTGGAAAACCAGAAAGCCGTTACGCCGGGGGCGCTGGTCATGATTGACTGCGATGAGTTTAAATTCATCAACGATACCCACGGTCACCCGACCGGCGACAGCGCGCTCAGGCATATCGGGCAATCCATTATTGGGCGCATTAACCGCGAAACCGATTATGCTATTCGCATGGGTGGCGATGAGTTTCTCATTGTGTTTGAAAATGCCAGCGTGTCCCAGGCGCAGGCCTGCATGGAACGGATTGAATATGATATTTCTCTGTTCAGCACCCAGATGAAACTTTCTATTAGCTATGGCGTGACGGAGATTGCGCGCGGTATGGCAATGAATGAGGCTATCGCCCATGCCGACAGCCTGATGTATAACGCCAAAAGAGGCGCCTCCTGA
- the arsH gene encoding arsenical resistance protein ArsH, with translation MENLPAIDPHFFDDSIAERLHANAAPRILVLYGSVRERSYSRFAAEEAGRLLVRMGAEVKMFNPSGLPLPDDAPQTHPKVVELRELVRWCDGMVWSSPERHGAMSSVMKAQIDWIPLNEGAIRPSQGKTLALMQVCGGSQSFNAVNQMRILGRWMRMFTIPNQSSVAKAWQEFDENGRMKPSSWYERIVDVTEELFKITLLLKGHTDYLADRYSERKETHQALSERVSQAKI, from the coding sequence GTGGAAAATTTACCTGCTATTGACCCTCACTTTTTTGACGACAGCATTGCCGAGCGCCTTCACGCTAACGCCGCACCGCGAATACTGGTGTTGTATGGTTCAGTGCGCGAGCGCTCATACAGCCGTTTTGCCGCTGAAGAAGCGGGTCGCCTTCTGGTCAGGATGGGGGCCGAAGTAAAAATGTTTAACCCGTCGGGTCTCCCTCTGCCGGACGACGCGCCGCAAACCCATCCGAAGGTAGTGGAGCTACGCGAGTTGGTGAGGTGGTGTGACGGCATGGTCTGGAGTTCGCCGGAGCGTCACGGAGCCATGAGTTCGGTGATGAAGGCGCAGATAGACTGGATCCCTTTAAACGAAGGCGCGATTCGCCCTTCACAGGGTAAAACGCTGGCGCTTATGCAGGTCTGCGGCGGCTCGCAGTCTTTTAATGCCGTCAACCAGATGCGGATCCTGGGGCGCTGGATGAGGATGTTCACCATTCCAAACCAGTCTTCGGTTGCCAAAGCATGGCAGGAATTTGATGAAAATGGCCGTATGAAGCCGTCGTCCTGGTATGAGCGGATTGTGGATGTCACGGAGGAGCTGTTCAAGATAACGCTGTTGCTAAAAGGCCATACCGACTACCTTGCAGACCGCTACAGCGAGCGTAAGGAGACACATCAGGCGCTGTCTGAGAGGGTGAGCCAGGCAAAGATTTAA
- a CDS encoding metalloregulator ArsR/SmtB family transcription factor, giving the protein MLQPVQLFKILCDETRLAVVLLLREAGELCVCDICTATAQPQPKVSRHMAILRDAGLVIDRREGKWIYYRLSSHMPAWAADTITTVWNCQRETVRETVRETLENKTAGLC; this is encoded by the coding sequence ATGCTACAGCCTGTTCAGCTCTTCAAAATTCTTTGTGACGAAACCCGGTTGGCTGTTGTGTTACTGCTAAGAGAAGCCGGTGAGCTCTGCGTTTGTGATATCTGCACTGCAACGGCGCAACCGCAGCCTAAGGTGTCAAGGCATATGGCTATTTTGCGCGATGCCGGGCTGGTCATCGACCGCCGGGAAGGCAAGTGGATCTACTATCGGCTTTCTTCTCATATGCCTGCCTGGGCGGCAGATACCATCACCACGGTATGGAATTGCCAGCGGGAAACGGTGCGGGAAACGGTGCGGGAAACGCTGGAAAACAAAACGGCTGGTTTGTGCTGA
- a CDS encoding arsenic transporter, whose amino-acid sequence MLLAGPLFLFTLILVIWQPRGLSIGWSASIGAVLALISGVIHVGDIPVVWNIVWNATAAFIAVIIISLLLDESGFFEWAALHVARWGNGRGRLLFTWIVLLGAAVAALFANDGAALILTPIVIAMLLALGFSQRATLAFVMAAGFIADTASLPLIVSNLVNIVSADFFSLGFTRYASVMVPVDIAAIIATLVTLHLFFRKDIPPVYALSRLNAPASAIKDGATFKAGWVVLLLLLAGFFLLEPLGIPVSAIAAVGALILFVVARKSRVINTGKVLKGAPWQIVIFSLGMYLVVYGLRNAGLTGYLSGLLNGLAEQGLWVATLGTGFLSAFLSSVMNNMPTVLIGALSIDASAASGPIKEAMIYANVIGCDLGPKITPIGSLATLLWLHVLAQKNVTISWGYYLRTGIIMTLPVLLVTLSALALRLTFSL is encoded by the coding sequence ATGTTACTGGCAGGGCCCCTCTTTTTGTTCACGCTTATCCTTGTTATCTGGCAGCCCAGGGGATTAAGCATTGGATGGAGCGCGAGCATCGGCGCTGTGCTGGCGCTCATTTCAGGCGTCATTCACGTTGGCGATATTCCCGTTGTCTGGAATATTGTCTGGAATGCGACAGCGGCATTCATTGCCGTCATCATTATTAGCCTGCTGCTGGATGAATCCGGTTTTTTTGAATGGGCAGCACTGCACGTTGCGCGCTGGGGAAACGGGCGCGGTCGCCTGCTGTTCACCTGGATTGTGTTGCTGGGTGCCGCCGTCGCGGCTTTATTTGCCAACGATGGCGCCGCCCTCATCCTGACGCCCATCGTCATTGCCATGCTGCTGGCGCTGGGGTTCAGTCAACGCGCCACGCTGGCCTTTGTCATGGCCGCAGGCTTCATTGCGGATACGGCGAGTTTACCGCTGATAGTCTCGAACCTGGTCAATATCGTCTCCGCTGACTTTTTCAGCCTGGGATTCACCCGCTACGCCAGCGTTATGGTGCCTGTGGATATCGCGGCCATTATCGCCACACTGGTCACCCTGCATCTTTTCTTTCGCAAAGATATCCCGCCGGTCTATGCGCTTTCCCGGCTTAACGCCCCCGCCAGCGCCATTAAGGACGGTGCGACGTTTAAAGCCGGCTGGGTCGTACTGCTTCTTTTGCTGGCAGGGTTCTTCCTGCTGGAGCCGCTCGGTATCCCGGTAAGTGCCATTGCGGCTGTGGGCGCGTTGATTTTGTTTGTGGTCGCCCGAAAAAGCCGGGTCATCAACACCGGCAAGGTGCTCAAAGGCGCGCCGTGGCAAATCGTGATTTTCTCGCTCGGAATGTACCTTGTGGTCTATGGATTACGAAATGCAGGCCTGACCGGGTATCTCTCTGGCCTGTTAAACGGGCTGGCAGAACAGGGTTTGTGGGTTGCCACGCTCGGCACCGGTTTCCTGAGCGCCTTTTTGTCTTCTGTCATGAATAACATGCCGACGGTGCTGATTGGCGCCCTCTCCATTGACGCCAGCGCGGCATCCGGCCCCATCAAAGAGGCCATGATTTATGCCAATGTGATTGGTTGTGATTTAGGGCCTAAAATCACGCCAATAGGCAGTCTGGCAACGCTTCTCTGGCTGCATGTGCTTGCTCAGAAAAATGTGACCATCAGCTGGGGATATTATTTGCGCACCGGCATCATCATGACGCTGCCGGTGCTGCTGGTAACGCTGAGCGCGCTGGCGCTGCGGCTGACTTTTTCTCTTTAA
- the arsC gene encoding glutaredoxin-dependent arsenate reductase yields MSQITLYHNPACGTSRNTLAIIRNSGAEPVVIHYLETPPSREELVKLIADMGISARQLLRKNVEPYAQLGLDKDGFSDEQLITFMLQYPLLINRPIVVTERGTRLCRPSEVVLEILPEPQKGAFTKEDGEVVIDEAGKIIKGQQAP; encoded by the coding sequence ATGAGCCAGATTACGCTCTACCACAATCCAGCCTGCGGCACGTCGCGCAATACGCTGGCGATTATTCGTAACAGCGGAGCCGAACCTGTTGTTATCCATTACCTGGAAACGCCACCTTCGCGTGAAGAGCTGGTGAAACTCATTGCTGATATGGGCATTAGCGCGCGGCAGCTGCTACGCAAGAACGTAGAGCCTTATGCGCAACTGGGTCTGGATAAAGACGGCTTTTCGGACGAACAACTCATTACGTTTATGTTGCAGTATCCGCTGCTGATAAACCGCCCGATTGTCGTTACAGAGCGAGGAACGCGCCTGTGCAGGCCATCGGAAGTGGTGCTGGAGATCCTGCCCGAACCACAGAAAGGCGCTTTCACAAAAGAAGATGGAGAAGTCGTGATTGATGAAGCCGGGAAAATCATTAAGGGGCAACAGGCACCGTAA
- the ssb1 gene encoding single-stranded DNA-binding protein SSB1, whose protein sequence is MASRGVNKVILVGNLGQDPEIRYLPSGGAVANMTLATSESWRDKQTGEMKEQTEWHRVVMFGKLAEVAGEYLRKGSQVYIEGQLRTRKWTDQSGQERYTTEINVPQIGGVMQMLGGRQGGGAGGGMGGGAGGGQQQGGWGQPQQPQGGGQQFSGGAQSRPQQQPQSAPAPSNEPPMDFDDDIPF, encoded by the coding sequence ATGGCCAGCAGAGGCGTAAACAAGGTGATTCTCGTCGGGAACCTGGGTCAGGACCCGGAAATACGCTATTTGCCAAGTGGCGGCGCAGTTGCCAACATGACGCTGGCTACCTCTGAATCCTGGCGCGACAAGCAGACCGGTGAGATGAAAGAGCAGACCGAATGGCACCGCGTGGTGATGTTCGGCAAGCTGGCGGAAGTGGCTGGCGAATATCTGCGTAAAGGTTCTCAGGTTTATATTGAAGGCCAGCTGCGTACCCGCAAATGGACCGATCAGAGTGGTCAGGAGCGTTACACGACCGAGATCAACGTGCCGCAGATTGGTGGCGTGATGCAGATGCTGGGCGGTCGCCAGGGCGGCGGCGCAGGTGGTGGCATGGGCGGCGGTGCTGGCGGTGGTCAGCAGCAGGGCGGTTGGGGTCAGCCTCAGCAGCCGCAGGGCGGCGGCCAGCAGTTCAGCGGCGGCGCGCAGTCTCGCCCGCAGCAGCAGCCACAGAGTGCACCGGCACCGTCTAACGAACCGCCGATGGATTTTGACGACGATATCCCGTTCTGA